Proteins from one Oncorhynchus masou masou isolate Uvic2021 chromosome 12, UVic_Omas_1.1, whole genome shotgun sequence genomic window:
- the LOC135550832 gene encoding galactosylgalactosylxylosylprotein 3-beta-glucuronosyltransferase 1-like: MPKRRDILAIVLIVLPWTLLITVWHQGAINPLLAARKDDRHESRRDSRNTFTLKKPCSSENNKDIVEVVHTEYVYSRPPPWSDVLPTLHVVTPTYSRPVQKAELTRLANTFLHVPNLHWILVEDSPRRTPLVTRLLRETSLNYTHLNVETPRNYKLRGDTRDPRIPRGTMQRNLALRWLRETFSSNNIHSQPGIVYFADDDNTYSLELFEEMRSTRKVSVWPVAFVGGLRYESPKVNTLGKVYGWKTVFDPHRPFAIDMAGFAVNLRLILFKPQAYFKLWGVKGGYQESSLLRELVTLNDLEPKAANCTKVLVWHTRTEKPVLVNEGKKGFTDSNVEI, from the exons ATGCCGAAGAGACGAGACATTCTGGCCATCGTGTTGATCGTGTTGCCTTGGACGCTACTCATCACTGTTTGGCATCAGGGAGCCATCAACCCCTTGCTAGCTGCTCGAAAGG ATGACAGACATGAGAGTCGACGAGACTCCCGGAACACCTTCACCCTCAAGAAGCCCTGCTCCTCTGAGAACAACAAGGACATTGTTGAGGTGGTACACACCGAATACGTCTACAGCCGCCCGCCACCCTGGTCGGATGTCCTCCCCACCCTCCACGTCGTCACCCCAACCTACAGCCGGCCGGTCCAGAAGGCAGAGCTGACACGTCTGGCCAACACCTTCCTCCACGTGCCTAACCTGCACTGGATCCTGGTGGAGGACTCTCCGAGACGAACCCCGCTGGTCACCAGGCTTCTCCGGGAAACAAGCCTGAACTACACTCACCTCAACGTGGAGACACCCAGGAACTATAAGCTGCGTGGGGACACGAGGGACCCCAGGATACCCCGGGGAACCATGCAGAGGAACCTGGCCCTGCGCTGGCTCCGAGAGACGTTCAGCTCCAATAATATACACAGCCAGCCAGGTATCGTCTACTTTGCAGATGATGACAACACCTACAGTCTGGAGCTGTTTGAGGAG ATGCGTTCAACGAGGAAGGTGTCGGTGTGGCCTGTAGCCTTTGTGGGCGGCCTGCGCTACGAGTCCCCTAAGGTCAACACCCTGGGCAAGGTGTATGGATGGAAGACTGTGTTTGACCCCCACCGACCCTTTGCCATAGACATGGCTGGGTTTGCGGTGAACCTCCGCCTCATTCTCTTTAAACCTCAGGCCTACTTCAAGCTGTGGGGAGTCAAGGGAGGATACCAGGAGAGCAGCTTACTGCGGGAGCTGGTCACCCTCAATGACCTGGAGCCCAAGGCTGCTAATTGCACTAAG GTACTTGTATGGCACACTAGAACAGAGAAGCCTGTTCTGGTGAATGAGGGAAAGAAAGGATTTACCGACTCCAACGTGGAGATATGA